A genomic region of Alicyclobacillus sp. SO9 contains the following coding sequences:
- a CDS encoding Mu transposase C-terminal domain-containing protein — protein sequence MIDLVSGMVLDWTTSDDDIRLTRILWVNPRQNSLVVFDMKEPNAKPEFVRISDLTALLEAGQVKVTKFVSEKSLAQENLIKDTYRRRRERAWDVIKDMVKEEPAIYDEHSRWAMIQECKQRTGVSHQQIYKWLRRYWHDGKIVNALLPNYKSCGGSRVTEQKATKVGRKSMRAKAIPEFEGIPVTPAVENAFEVAINKWYYKGSGLPLTKVYRKMLEKFFNDGYVEKDGNMVAQLLPEGELPTMRQFRYWYEKNGDREKALRAQYGSVTFEKEFRPKLGNTNHEAQGPGHVFQIDATIADIWLVHRVNRDWLIGRPILYFVIDLFSRLIAGLYVGLEGPSWLGGMMAVENAASDKVAYCASHGIEIRPEEWPAQHVPEILTTDRGEFEGTRPTHLVQTLHTDVQTLPPYRPDWKPVVERSFGLVNEEAIKWVPGAIPHRIQERGGRKYPLDAVLDIEEFEQVMIRMVLKYNNHHVLSHYQRSRNMIMDDVPPVPIHLWNWGRKNEYNGLHTFPKDILRLNLLPSENALITQKGIRFRNRYYVGETALRKQWFVGGVKSQSLPIHFDPRNIDEIYVRLNDGKGFEVCHLADIYSPYRGLRDEEARDIDSYEETIMNPTLKFDELQAGIEQDTHIDEIIREAKKKRKNIPNKEMKKENVREHRSDQKAIERQNSSWHLGRTSHQQPSKIVQFPDAPTPGEVDDADYSDLIADITDLGDGGKE from the coding sequence GTGATTGATTTAGTTTCTGGAATGGTGTTGGATTGGACGACTAGCGACGATGATATACGGCTAACACGGATTTTGTGGGTTAATCCGAGACAAAACTCCCTTGTCGTATTTGATATGAAGGAACCAAACGCAAAACCTGAATTTGTGAGAATCAGTGACCTGACTGCACTCTTGGAAGCAGGCCAAGTGAAGGTGACCAAGTTTGTAAGCGAAAAGAGTTTGGCTCAAGAGAACTTAATAAAGGATACCTATCGACGCCGTAGGGAAAGAGCATGGGATGTGATTAAGGATATGGTGAAAGAAGAGCCAGCAATATATGATGAGCATAGCAGATGGGCTATGATCCAGGAATGCAAACAACGAACTGGTGTTAGCCATCAACAAATATATAAGTGGCTACGGCGATATTGGCATGACGGTAAAATAGTTAACGCCCTCTTACCAAATTACAAGTCTTGCGGTGGTAGCCGGGTCACAGAGCAGAAAGCTACAAAGGTCGGTCGGAAGAGTATGAGGGCAAAGGCAATCCCTGAGTTCGAGGGAATTCCCGTTACACCCGCGGTCGAGAACGCGTTTGAAGTGGCGATTAATAAATGGTACTACAAAGGCTCAGGTCTCCCACTCACTAAGGTTTATCGCAAAATGTTAGAGAAATTTTTCAACGATGGGTATGTGGAGAAAGATGGGAACATGGTGGCCCAACTTCTCCCCGAGGGAGAACTACCAACTATGCGACAGTTTCGGTATTGGTACGAGAAGAACGGTGACCGCGAGAAGGCATTACGAGCTCAATACGGTTCTGTAACGTTCGAAAAGGAGTTTAGACCTAAACTCGGCAATACAAATCATGAAGCACAGGGACCAGGCCATGTGTTTCAGATAGATGCGACAATCGCAGATATATGGTTGGTTCACCGCGTCAACAGAGACTGGCTTATCGGAAGACCAATACTGTACTTCGTTATTGACTTGTTCAGCCGTCTCATTGCAGGGTTATACGTCGGTTTGGAAGGACCAAGCTGGTTAGGCGGCATGATGGCTGTGGAGAACGCTGCATCTGACAAAGTAGCGTATTGTGCATCGCACGGGATTGAGATACGCCCAGAAGAATGGCCTGCGCAACATGTTCCAGAGATACTCACAACCGACCGCGGAGAATTCGAGGGAACTAGGCCAACTCACTTAGTACAAACATTACACACGGACGTGCAAACGCTTCCCCCCTATAGGCCAGACTGGAAACCGGTTGTCGAACGTAGTTTTGGACTTGTCAACGAAGAGGCGATTAAATGGGTGCCTGGGGCTATTCCGCATCGCATACAGGAGCGAGGCGGACGCAAGTATCCTCTTGATGCAGTGTTAGACATTGAGGAATTTGAACAAGTAATGATTCGTATGGTCCTCAAGTATAACAATCACCATGTTCTGTCTCACTATCAACGGTCTAGGAACATGATAATGGACGATGTACCACCTGTCCCGATACATCTGTGGAATTGGGGGAGAAAGAACGAGTACAACGGGTTACATACCTTTCCAAAGGACATTCTGCGTTTGAATCTCTTGCCGTCAGAGAATGCTCTCATTACGCAGAAAGGCATTCGTTTTCGCAACCGATACTATGTGGGAGAGACTGCTCTAAGAAAACAATGGTTTGTAGGCGGCGTCAAGAGCCAGTCCTTGCCCATCCACTTCGACCCGCGTAATATCGACGAAATATACGTTCGCTTGAATGATGGGAAAGGTTTCGAGGTCTGTCACCTAGCGGACATTTATTCGCCATACAGAGGACTACGCGACGAGGAAGCTCGTGACATCGACTCCTATGAAGAGACCATCATGAATCCTACTCTGAAATTTGACGAATTACAAGCTGGCATAGAGCAGGACACACATATTGATGAAATTATTCGAGAGGCAAAGAAGAAAAGGAAAAATATCCCCAACAAGGAAATGAAGAAGGAAAATGTTCGGGAGCATCGCTCTGATCAAAAGGCGATTGAGCGCCAGAACAGTTCCTGGCATCTGGGACGGACATCACATCAACAACCAAGTAAAATCGTTCAATTTCCTGATGCTCCGACGCCGGGCGAAGTTGACGATGCAGATTACAGCGACCTCATTGCGGATATAACAGACCTTGGAGATGGGGGTAAAGAATGA
- a CDS encoding TnsA endonuclease N-terminal domain-containing protein produces MAKRKREEPEMQRRGKNQVEGPDYEPYIKVQDIPSLGRSTRTTHPKAPWVGNLLSDIETAYRILLEWSDWVEVPYDQYALEQEETLKIANAIGVEHPRHPKTKEYTVMTSDFVIKTTDGRTVVWSVKAHDKISKRDVEKLEIERIYWTARGASWWLVTEDNLPDVLVTNLKGIRKTIHIEDYGLSFEQVERVCRVAERNFEKGLAMRDLASLVDELLGYPEGTSLTIFRHLIATKRWVVDMLQPIEPTKPLHIVKTRHSESDTRRWAESD; encoded by the coding sequence GTGGCTAAACGTAAACGCGAAGAGCCGGAGATGCAGCGCCGAGGAAAGAATCAGGTAGAAGGGCCAGACTATGAACCGTACATAAAGGTACAAGACATACCATCCCTCGGTAGATCGACCCGCACTACGCATCCCAAGGCTCCATGGGTTGGAAATCTTTTGTCTGATATAGAAACCGCGTATCGGATATTGCTGGAGTGGTCAGATTGGGTTGAAGTTCCCTATGACCAATACGCACTGGAGCAGGAGGAAACCCTTAAGATTGCTAATGCGATTGGCGTAGAGCATCCTAGACACCCAAAGACAAAAGAATACACTGTCATGACAAGCGATTTTGTAATTAAAACAACTGATGGACGTACTGTGGTCTGGAGTGTCAAAGCCCACGATAAAATATCAAAGCGTGACGTTGAGAAACTTGAAATAGAACGGATATATTGGACCGCTCGGGGAGCCTCCTGGTGGCTTGTTACAGAAGATAATCTACCCGATGTGTTGGTTACAAACTTAAAAGGTATAAGAAAGACGATTCACATTGAGGATTACGGCCTCTCTTTTGAGCAAGTTGAAAGAGTATGTCGAGTTGCAGAAAGAAATTTTGAAAAGGGGTTGGCTATGAGAGACTTGGCATCGTTAGTGGATGAGTTATTAGGCTATCCAGAAGGTACAAGCCTTACTATATTTCGACATCTAATTGCGACGAAACGTTGGGTTGTCGATATGCTACAACCGATTGAACCGACGAAACCTTTGCATATCGTTAAGACCCGACACAGTGAATCAGATACCAGGAGGTGGGCTGAAAGTGATTGA
- the nagA gene encoding N-acetylglucosamine-6-phosphate deacetylase — protein MISETSGLAFYKARLVLSDRLIENGWLFIKNGIIHDIGDSEYLPQSVIDEATDLIDVGGQWILPGFIDIHVHGGDGYDVMDGSVKAIQAVAIFHATRGTTGWLPTTLTAPIDDLKNVLTSVSSAATSSCKGAQILGVHLEGPFISPERCGAQNPKYVITPSIDILQQLTEISKGLVKKVTIAPERPYAIEVIHWMKKHGIIASIGHTNATIKQAMLGVSAGARHATHLFNAMRGLHHREAGTVGAMLLSDDVICELIADGNHVTATVMKLVYHLKGRERIIITTDAMSAAGKSDGTYSLGDLDVTVENGLAVLTDSHNLAGSTLTMDAAIRNMVESVNVSLVDAAYMASMVPARELGLGEKKGSIAVGKDADLVIMDEHLHVVATWIGGRQVFKQ, from the coding sequence ATGATAAGCGAAACTTCTGGGTTGGCCTTTTATAAGGCACGTTTAGTTCTTAGTGATAGGCTAATTGAGAACGGTTGGTTGTTTATCAAAAATGGAATTATCCATGACATTGGGGACAGTGAATACCTACCTCAATCCGTCATTGATGAAGCAACGGATTTGATTGATGTAGGAGGACAATGGATATTACCTGGCTTCATTGATATTCATGTACACGGTGGGGATGGGTATGACGTAATGGACGGTAGTGTTAAAGCGATCCAAGCAGTTGCTATCTTTCATGCCACACGAGGAACGACCGGTTGGCTCCCTACCACATTGACGGCACCAATTGACGACCTTAAAAATGTTTTAACCTCCGTAAGCTCTGCTGCGACGAGTTCGTGTAAAGGTGCACAAATTCTTGGTGTTCATTTGGAAGGGCCATTTATCTCTCCAGAGCGGTGTGGCGCTCAAAACCCAAAATATGTGATTACACCATCAATAGACATATTGCAACAATTAACGGAGATTTCTAAGGGATTAGTGAAAAAAGTTACCATTGCACCTGAACGGCCGTATGCTATCGAAGTTATTCATTGGATGAAGAAACACGGAATAATCGCTTCCATTGGTCATACCAATGCTACCATAAAGCAGGCGATGCTAGGTGTTTCTGCTGGTGCTAGGCATGCCACACACCTGTTTAATGCCATGCGTGGATTGCATCACCGCGAAGCCGGAACGGTTGGGGCTATGCTATTGTCCGATGATGTTATATGCGAGTTAATAGCGGATGGGAATCACGTCACTGCAACGGTGATGAAATTAGTTTATCATCTCAAAGGTCGAGAAAGAATAATTATCACCACCGATGCGATGTCTGCAGCAGGAAAATCGGATGGTACTTATAGTCTGGGTGACCTTGACGTAACTGTAGAGAATGGTTTAGCCGTACTAACAGATAGTCACAACTTAGCAGGTAGTACATTAACTATGGATGCAGCAATCCGCAACATGGTTGAGTCAGTTAACGTGAGTCTAGTGGACGCCGCATACATGGCTTCGATGGTACCTGCAAGGGAACTTGGATTGGGCGAGAAGAAAGGATCAATTGCAGTTGGCAAAGATGCTGATCTCGTGATAATGGACGAACATCTTCATGTTGTAGCGACTTGGATCGGTGGTCGACAGGTCTTTAAGCAGTGA
- the nagB gene encoding glucosamine-6-phosphate deaminase has translation MRIRIFETPSEGGLYVATLMEQTVLRLDEPVLGLATGSTVLPCYASFVQISMYGLDMSQTSTLNLDEYVGLDSEHPHSYRYFMEENLFRRLPIRPKESYIPSGTADNLDEECRRYEDIISKNPIDLQILGIGVNGHIGFNEPNQSLLSTTHVVDLTEDTINNNEKFFRDTDNMPKRAITMGVQAILRSKQIVLMAFGESKKRAVVNSIEGTIRTEVPASILQLHNDVIWVLDKESASLLDLQMIKGVNV, from the coding sequence ATGAGAATACGTATCTTTGAAACCCCCAGTGAAGGCGGACTATATGTAGCAACATTAATGGAGCAGACCGTGCTGCGTTTGGATGAGCCAGTATTGGGTCTTGCAACTGGTAGTACGGTGTTGCCCTGCTATGCTTCATTTGTACAAATTTCCATGTATGGACTTGATATGTCACAAACTAGTACATTGAACCTTGATGAATACGTTGGTCTAGACTCTGAACATCCACATAGCTACCGATATTTCATGGAAGAAAATCTATTCCGTCGGTTACCTATTCGTCCAAAAGAAAGTTATATTCCGTCTGGTACAGCTGATAATCTTGATGAAGAATGCCGAAGATACGAGGATATAATTTCAAAGAACCCCATCGACTTACAAATATTAGGGATAGGTGTAAATGGACATATTGGCTTTAATGAACCAAATCAATCCCTACTTTCGACGACACATGTGGTGGACTTAACTGAAGACACCATTAACAATAACGAGAAATTTTTCCGAGATACAGATAATATGCCTAAACGTGCAATCACAATGGGTGTTCAAGCAATACTACGATCAAAACAAATTGTACTCATGGCATTTGGAGAATCAAAGAAAAGAGCCGTGGTCAATTCTATAGAGGGAACTATACGTACTGAAGTTCCGGCAAGTATATTGCAGTTGCATAACGACGTGATATGGGTTCTCGATAAAGAAAGCGCATCGTTACTAGATTTACAAATGATAAAGGGTGTAAATGTATGA
- a CDS encoding N-acetylneuraminate lyase has translation MKGIYSALIVPYDKNGKIIESGLRQIIRHNLDVCHVDGLYVNGSSGENFLISTDEKKLIFEIVKDEVGDKAKLIAQVGSINVHEAIELGKFAASLDYNCLSAVTPFYYKFDFKEVEYYYDSIIGETGEDMLIYSIPSLTGVSMSLSQFDRLFQNDKIVGVKFTSADFYLLERIKRYFSNKLVFSGFDEMLLPAVVYGVDGAIGSTFNVNGKRAKRIFELLQKKDLKAAIDVQNETNDLIERIMDLGGPYQVLKEILKTKGIEAGICRAPMKQFDKSRYSEVEELVQKFSL, from the coding sequence GTGAAGGGAATTTACAGCGCCTTGATAGTACCATATGACAAAAACGGTAAGATAATTGAAAGCGGCCTACGACAGATAATTCGTCACAATTTGGACGTCTGCCACGTTGATGGGCTATATGTAAATGGTAGTTCTGGAGAAAATTTTCTGATTTCTACCGACGAGAAGAAACTGATCTTTGAAATCGTGAAAGACGAAGTTGGAGATAAAGCAAAATTAATTGCTCAAGTTGGCTCCATTAATGTGCATGAAGCGATTGAACTGGGTAAATTTGCAGCGTCGTTAGATTACAACTGTCTATCTGCTGTGACACCATTTTATTACAAATTCGACTTTAAAGAAGTAGAATATTATTACGATTCCATTATCGGTGAGACGGGGGAAGACATGCTCATTTATTCTATCCCATCCCTCACGGGAGTTAGTATGTCACTCTCCCAGTTCGATAGGCTATTCCAGAATGACAAAATTGTTGGAGTTAAATTTACATCTGCCGATTTTTACTTACTCGAACGAATTAAACGATACTTTTCTAACAAACTGGTCTTTTCAGGTTTTGATGAAATGCTCTTACCCGCAGTCGTCTATGGAGTTGATGGCGCTATCGGGAGCACATTTAACGTAAATGGAAAACGTGCCAAGAGAATATTTGAGCTCCTCCAAAAGAAAGATTTAAAGGCAGCGATAGATGTACAAAACGAAACCAATGATCTAATCGAAAGAATCATGGATTTAGGAGGTCCGTACCAAGTACTTAAAGAGATTCTAAAAACTAAGGGAATTGAAGCAGGTATATGCCGCGCACCGATGAAACAGTTTGATAAGAGTCGGTATAGTGAGGTCGAAGAACTAGTACAAAAATTCTCTCTCTAA
- a CDS encoding N-acetylmannosamine-6-phosphate 2-epimerase, whose translation MYKEKFFKLIHRNLIASCQALPGEPLFGDVVMAKMALACELGGAVAIRSNSVVDIRAIYQATHLPIIGLIKRNYEDSDVFITPTQTEVDALLDEPIACIALDATDRKRPHGNTLAELVQYIKAKAPEMVVMGDVATDSDATHAISAGVDMVSTTLSGYTSSSPKIEAPDMDLVEFLAREFTLPVIAEGRISTPEQARQLLNLGAWSVVVGGAITRPQQITRTFVKGMQHPIDGYCNGFTINSSTN comes from the coding sequence ATGTATAAGGAAAAATTTTTTAAACTTATTCATAGGAACCTGATAGCCTCTTGTCAGGCATTACCAGGTGAGCCTTTGTTTGGAGATGTAGTGATGGCAAAAATGGCTCTAGCATGTGAACTGGGCGGAGCCGTTGCAATTCGAAGCAACTCCGTTGTTGATATTCGGGCCATTTATCAAGCCACACATTTACCGATCATAGGATTGATTAAACGCAACTATGAAGACAGCGATGTCTTTATTACTCCAACACAAACAGAAGTGGACGCTTTGCTAGACGAACCAATTGCTTGTATCGCATTGGATGCAACAGATCGGAAGAGGCCACATGGCAATACGCTTGCTGAATTGGTTCAGTATATCAAAGCAAAAGCACCCGAAATGGTTGTTATGGGGGATGTCGCAACGGATAGCGATGCTACACATGCGATTTCAGCAGGAGTAGATATGGTGTCAACGACATTGTCTGGGTACACTTCCTCAAGTCCAAAAATTGAAGCTCCTGACATGGATTTAGTAGAATTCCTCGCGAGGGAATTCACGCTTCCTGTAATTGCAGAGGGACGGATAAGCACCCCGGAACAAGCCCGCCAATTGTTGAATCTTGGCGCATGGTCTGTAGTTGTTGGAGGGGCTATCACCCGGCCTCAACAGATTACACGGACTTTTGTAAAAGGAATGCAACACCCAATAGATGGATACTGTAACGGATTCACAATCAATTCCTCTACTAACTAA
- a CDS encoding SRPBCC family protein, whose translation MATSETIQIKVPWQQVWNTICDVTKWPMWNGALQEVRETENLNEFSVRVRGLGWVRCRVVNQDRNKQYFQYQLSGKGNQETGTIELKKDSEQTTVVVYTTEHRGWLRKIVPLESMSSWRIGRLKELCETNRVFNINGPGFAHESI comes from the coding sequence TTGGCAACCAGTGAAACAATTCAAATTAAAGTGCCGTGGCAACAGGTATGGAATACGATTTGTGACGTCACTAAATGGCCGATGTGGAATGGTGCTTTACAAGAAGTCAGGGAGACAGAAAATCTAAATGAATTCTCTGTTCGCGTTCGCGGGCTTGGATGGGTGAGATGTCGAGTTGTGAATCAGGATCGTAACAAACAGTACTTTCAGTATCAACTTTCAGGTAAGGGAAATCAGGAAACCGGGACGATTGAATTAAAAAAAGATTCCGAACAGACAACCGTAGTCGTCTATACAACGGAACATCGTGGATGGTTGCGAAAGATTGTTCCACTGGAATCGATGTCCAGTTGGCGCATTGGTCGTTTGAAGGAATTGTGTGAGACAAATCGTGTTTTCAATATCAACGGACCTGGATTTGCTCACGAATCCATATAG
- the fabG gene encoding 3-oxoacyl-[acyl-carrier-protein] reductase, with product MLLDEKVAIVTGASRGIGRDIAKAFAQQGAMVALNYTKNQEAAEDTRDEIIKGGDKAFLVQADVSLEQDVQSMMQRIIEKYGRVDVLVNNAGITMDNILMNMSVEQWDGVMATNLRGPFLCTKHVIRKMMRQRAGKIINVSSISGVLGNAGQANYAASKAGLIGLTKAIAQEYGAKGITANVIAPGLVDTNMSRRVPESVMNQKLEEVLLKRPGSTSEIASVAVFLASTLSDYINGELIRVDGGIRF from the coding sequence ATGTTACTAGACGAAAAAGTAGCCATTGTCACGGGTGCCTCAAGGGGGATTGGAAGGGACATCGCCAAAGCGTTTGCACAACAAGGGGCAATGGTGGCGTTGAATTACACGAAGAATCAAGAAGCCGCAGAGGATACGCGGGACGAAATCATCAAAGGGGGGGATAAGGCATTTCTCGTTCAGGCAGACGTGTCTTTAGAACAGGATGTGCAATCTATGATGCAACGCATCATAGAGAAGTACGGACGAGTGGATGTTCTGGTCAATAATGCGGGCATTACAATGGACAATATCCTTATGAACATGTCCGTTGAACAATGGGATGGCGTAATGGCCACGAATCTGCGCGGTCCGTTCCTATGTACCAAACATGTGATACGAAAAATGATGCGACAACGTGCTGGAAAGATTATTAATGTGTCGTCCATTAGCGGTGTTCTGGGTAATGCGGGGCAGGCGAATTATGCCGCCTCCAAAGCAGGGTTAATTGGATTAACGAAAGCCATTGCACAAGAGTATGGCGCAAAAGGCATCACTGCAAATGTCATTGCGCCTGGGTTAGTGGATACCAATATGAGTCGGCGGGTTCCTGAAAGTGTCATGAATCAAAAACTGGAGGAAGTGTTGCTCAAAAGACCGGGGTCAACCTCAGAAATTGCGTCGGTCGCTGTATTTCTTGCATCAACTCTTTCTGATTACATCAATGGTGAATTGATTCGAGTCGATGGGGGCATTCGATTTTAG
- a CDS encoding MMPL family transporter, with the protein MFQKLSNWVTGHPKTFIGVWVVVLLASVLFAQKLPNELTAGGFNNPNSESAMAQTVLQSKFSNQYPQNMIIVLKDKNYTVSQQPFQTEVNAVATALRSNAYVANVKTYYQNHNANLVGKDKHTTIIDVGLNATETQADNLMPAFQHIVKTQVKGGFNWWVTGSPALNYDLNATTKHDLTSAEMIAFPLMIVILLLVFRSVIAAILPLAMAMVALPTTMAIAYGFASHEQLNTLLTNAISMVGLGVIVDYALFIVSRYRKELAQGREVRDAVRKAVETAGRSVFFSGMTVAISLSSLFLPRIMIFNSIAIGGVIVVVLAVSVALTLLPAILTLLGHRVNALRLPFGRKGSSGRWERFVHALMKKPVLFLVPAVLILMGLAYPSSSLRMQVPVASASILPKTSMSRQGLEVVKNQFGEQNIFPIQVVLTSNNGTMTSTNRLQTIHTITKKIASLSNTKSVHSLTNWHPGWTIAQYHQAYLHWSVLPSQVQNQLGNLVNHNKGSTTSVLIVGSKAPADSVTTHQLVQQIRILLDQSNLRSIHAYVGGQTATGLDFDQKVLHSFPIIIVSVLIISFLVLLWSFRSIILPIKALVLNSLVTLASTGLLVEVFQRGIFGKIDTFNAINSVTPVVLFAVLFGLSMDYEVFIISRIREFHDRGVTNEQSIARGIADTAGLVNGAAAIMVAVFAAFATVQVEVVKELGFSLACAILLDALIVRTILVPSIMKLLGRANWWGSFHWKPVESEIEPQELG; encoded by the coding sequence GTGTTTCAAAAACTTAGCAACTGGGTGACTGGTCACCCGAAAACATTTATTGGAGTTTGGGTGGTTGTGTTGTTGGCATCTGTGTTGTTTGCCCAAAAACTTCCCAATGAGCTGACAGCAGGGGGATTCAACAATCCCAACAGTGAGTCTGCGATGGCGCAAACGGTGTTGCAATCCAAATTTAGCAACCAGTACCCACAAAATATGATCATTGTACTCAAAGATAAGAACTACACCGTTTCACAACAGCCATTTCAGACAGAAGTGAACGCAGTTGCTACGGCGCTGCGTTCTAACGCTTACGTGGCGAATGTGAAAACCTATTATCAAAATCACAATGCAAACCTTGTGGGGAAAGATAAGCACACAACGATCATCGACGTAGGTCTCAATGCCACAGAAACACAGGCGGATAACTTAATGCCTGCCTTCCAACACATTGTAAAAACTCAGGTGAAAGGTGGATTCAACTGGTGGGTGACAGGTTCCCCGGCATTAAATTATGACCTTAATGCCACAACGAAACATGACCTGACTTCCGCAGAAATGATTGCCTTTCCTCTCATGATCGTCATTTTATTACTCGTTTTTCGGTCCGTTATTGCGGCCATTCTGCCACTGGCTATGGCGATGGTGGCATTACCAACAACCATGGCTATAGCGTATGGATTTGCAAGTCATGAACAGTTAAATACCCTCCTTACGAACGCTATCAGTATGGTGGGTCTGGGGGTAATCGTAGACTACGCATTGTTTATCGTGAGTCGGTATCGCAAAGAACTGGCGCAAGGAAGAGAGGTTCGGGATGCCGTACGAAAAGCAGTAGAAACGGCTGGACGTTCTGTCTTTTTCTCCGGTATGACGGTGGCCATCAGTTTGTCATCTCTATTTCTACCGCGCATTATGATTTTCAATTCCATTGCCATCGGGGGCGTCATCGTTGTTGTTCTCGCGGTTTCCGTCGCACTAACACTGCTGCCGGCAATTCTCACGCTGTTGGGACATCGAGTGAATGCGCTTCGCCTGCCTTTTGGGAGAAAAGGTTCATCAGGGCGTTGGGAACGATTTGTTCATGCGCTTATGAAAAAACCAGTTTTGTTCTTGGTTCCTGCGGTTTTGATCTTAATGGGACTTGCGTACCCTTCATCCTCACTGCGAATGCAGGTTCCCGTAGCATCTGCTTCGATTCTTCCAAAGACCAGTATGTCACGCCAGGGCTTAGAGGTCGTCAAGAACCAATTTGGTGAGCAGAACATCTTTCCGATTCAAGTTGTCCTGACGAGCAATAACGGAACAATGACGTCTACCAATCGGTTACAGACAATCCATACGATCACAAAGAAGATTGCTTCGCTTTCCAACACAAAAAGTGTTCACAGTCTGACCAATTGGCATCCTGGTTGGACTATCGCTCAGTATCATCAAGCCTATCTTCACTGGAGCGTTCTCCCATCTCAAGTTCAGAACCAACTGGGAAACCTTGTGAACCACAATAAGGGTTCAACAACATCTGTTTTGATTGTCGGATCAAAAGCCCCGGCTGATAGCGTAACCACGCATCAGTTGGTTCAACAAATTCGTATCCTATTAGATCAATCAAACCTCAGATCTATTCATGCGTATGTTGGTGGGCAAACAGCAACGGGACTCGATTTTGACCAAAAAGTACTGCACAGTTTTCCAATCATTATTGTGAGTGTGCTTATCATCAGTTTCTTGGTGCTTCTATGGTCTTTCCGTTCCATTATATTGCCCATTAAGGCACTGGTCCTTAATTCTCTCGTCACCTTGGCGAGTACGGGCTTGCTCGTAGAAGTCTTCCAGCGTGGAATCTTTGGAAAGATTGATACGTTTAATGCCATCAATTCGGTCACACCAGTGGTATTGTTTGCCGTTCTGTTCGGACTCAGCATGGACTATGAAGTCTTCATCATCAGTCGAATCCGAGAGTTTCATGACAGAGGTGTTACCAATGAACAAAGTATCGCCCGGGGAATTGCAGACACGGCCGGCCTGGTCAACGGTGCAGCCGCCATTATGGTTGCGGTGTTCGCTGCATTTGCGACGGTTCAGGTTGAAGTTGTGAAAGAATTAGGATTTTCACTGGCCTGTGCGATTTTACTGGACGCTTTGATTGTTCGGACCATTCTTGTTCCATCCATCATGAAACTTCTTGGTAGGGCTAATTGGTGGGGGTCTTTTCACTGGAAGCCTGTTGAATCAGAGATTGAACCTCAAGAATTGGGGTAG